The following nucleotide sequence is from Oryzias melastigma strain HK-1 linkage group LG3, ASM292280v2, whole genome shotgun sequence.
ctccaaaaATCCATCAAGCAACTTGGGTTTGTAGTTTAccaaagttgaacattttgacagaactTTGTGTGACACAGAAAATTAAAGttgaggtcagtaagcacaaccagaattcatacttaAAGCTCACTGGAATTTAAGGCCAACTGTCCATTATTTCAAAAAATTCAGGGATTTTAAATGTGCCGTATGGTCCAAAACATGTATAAGGTTCACTTAATTGgctctaatttaattttaataagaTTTACAGATATTTGGCTGAGATCCACCAATCATGACAAATtaaactgtatagttttttattcttaaatcaCTCAAGACATTACACTATTGATACATTTCCTTCTTTGACAAGTCATGTGacctttgtcaaaagttattaactgtttttttatgtaaaaaaagaaaaaaatgatttatatttatcCTAATTGTAACAGTAAATACAaatctgtcttctttttctacacGGTAAAAGTAAGAcgttgtggctcctactgggttgtggtcagtgagagattgacctgaatggctctttaaatgttaaaggttgcagacccacGACTTAGACAGATGCTCTAGAGGGACCTTAACCCCTGAAAATCTTAGAATTAaagatatttagaaaattaagttttgtaTAATTAGAAAACTAATTTGTGGTAGATTCTGCCGATCAAATACTTCCAAACAGCCCAATAAAATTATAGACTGAAccttaaaaagttttataataacatttttgctctCCAAAAGAATCTCCAAAGAATCATAACAGtgcaatatttaaaattcactactttttattgtgaaagaatTCACACACTGTACATTTTTCATAGAGAAAATAAATTGGAAAgaaatttagtaaaaacaatcaaagtaTTATAACATTATAacatcaaaattataaaaaaaaaaacaataaaggaaaTTAGAAGGCAGAGGAATGAAATActatgaaaaaacacaaaacatgaagGAATCTgtgacaaaatacttttttggtaaaaattctttcttttttgaacactctacaaaaagaaaaaaaaagattattttggaattaaaaatgaaattaaattgattttgttgTCTTACTTGTATAATACATTCAAATATCTTAAAGTGCTCCAATGGATCTCCACACCTTGAATTTGAATACGTAACCTGTAGGATGAGCAGATCAGTAGTAATGTCAGCCTTACATCTGGGAGTTCTTAATAGACTTCCTTCGTATGGATTCGAAGGAGTCGTCATTGAAAAGTCGCTCTATGGTGGAGACGAGGGAAGCCTTGATGGCGCGACCCAATCCCCGGGCAGCGAACACATACAGCACAGGATTGAGAGCACTTTTGACATAAACCATGAACAGGCAAATGTATTTGGCATATTTTAATCGATACAACAGATTGCCCTCCTTTACTATAGCCTCGATGAACCGACACACAAAGTACGGCACCCAGCAGGTGAGGAAGAGAAACATGGTTACGAAGAGAACGTGGTACATCCTGGTCATCTTGCGTGCCATTGAAGGGGCAGATGAGGTGGGTGTGAGGGGCACCGCCCGCTTTATAGTGAGCACAACTGCAAGATTGCTTCCTAAGAACACCAGCAGGGGTATGAGAAATCCTACAGTCGTCTCCAAAACAAACAGACCCATAATGAAATCTTTACTTTCCAAACAATGGAACGACTCTCCATGGTTCAACAGGTAGCCAAATTTAAGGTAAGGGGCGGACAAAGCTGCTGCAACCAGCCACATAAGGCTGCAGGCGACAGGAACCGCCCAGGTGGGTCGTCGTAGTCGGGCCCAAACCGGCTTCAGGAGACACAGTGTCCGCTCTAGGGCCACGGCACAGACCAGGAAAGCAGAGGCATACAGTCCCAGGACCCGCAGGAACATGATGAAGCGGCAGAAGGTGAGGCCAAACGGCCAGCTGTTGTTGTTGATCAGGTAGCCCAACATGAGAGGGGTCCTGAGGACCAAGATCATGTCGGCCAGGGCCAGGTTCAGCACGTAGACACGGAAACTGTTGGCAGCACGCGTCTCCTCATTGCTGCCTCTGCGGACCAGGTGACGATTGCCGCGAAGTCCTAGAGCCCAAAGCACCAGCCCGTTCAGAGGAACCCCAACCTTTGGGTAGAGAACAGATACAGCTCAGTCCAGTTAGAATATTTTGCAGGAAATCACATCCTGCAAATCCTATGGTGgatcataggttaattggtgtctctaaagTGGCCCTAGGAGTGAGTGTGGTTGTATGGCCCTGGAAAAGACAGACAGGGTGGACCTCGCCTTCCCCTAACATTAGCTGGTTGGTTCCAATGACCCTATGACCCGAAAAGGCATTCAGTGAGATCTGAAAAtggttggatgaatggatggataaatggtgGCGAATTTGCAGGTTGCATGTCCTTGAAGGATGCAGACAAATtcttctctgacaaactgctttTTCCACTCTCGACTTCTGTTTTGTGGCAttgtttggattaaaaaaaaaaatggtgatacCACAATAAAAAATTCCACCATCAGCAACAGTGTCTGTGTGCCATCTGTCTGGCACATTCTTCCAGCTCTGATCACCACTCTGGCCTGACTAGTACATCATCACGGTCATTGATAAATCTGACTTGTGTTGAACATAGACCCAGGAATAGAAGAATTAAACATTTCTATATAAAGACAAATTTTCTCCATATTAAGATTGTTTTcagtgacagtttttttttttgttttgtcttcagaaagtaatttaaagtcctgttttttgagtttttaacatgtatgtgtggcatttttctcatgaaagagaacaaatgtaataataaatcatttcgtttttgcatttccaagtatttattcttttaaattgctgtcaatcaagcTGCTGTTCCGGCTAGCATGTCTAgttcaggtgctggagaagagaagatggtaacTTCCCATTGAGCCGCAGTTCACATTTCCAGGGTCAAAtaagccgtcactggattttttgtgtgagttccATACAATGCTTAttgtagcaggactgagaacgctagaaaatctccaccagacttaTTGGAGCATCTTGATTTGACCACATAAATGCGAACAggggctcatttgaccgcagttgtaaaggattgtaaatcaatgaaagagcattttgatgttagctttcattatttttccagggattctgctctgagaaaccaatagATTGAatttattgatcacagcaacatcAATAAGCATTCGATAATTAGCTAAAAGCGTCTTtcgtgaactggaaggagaaagaatcaggattttggaggaagatccctccatgaagctcttcacttcAGCTCAGAACcatacagctggacattactgatgTTGTTTGACATCTTCATGTatcagtggtgaagatttacaccAGTGagacagagctatcataatcagacaggagggATCAGGGATGGCTGGTcaactcagctccaaaagccacgccccctcagaggagattttggaaacagatgcttcagatcaacatgaaaaatgttttttaagacatttaggttgtgggattttggttcaaaactccataatcatacactaagaactttttttaaatacaaaaagtcATCATAGGggtgcaggaaaaaaataccCTTTTGGTGCAGCCTTTTTAGAATTTTCAACTTTTCGTTTATCCCAGAATTCCATATTTTTGACAAAGTGTATTAActacaaacataaaattaagaGAATCTATTAAAATCTTGGACTATTAATCCACCAAAGTctgtttggaaacattttttgtacttgtaaagaattatttaaagtgttaaaatattGTCAAAGATGTATTCATCACtataaaacatgcttttaatgATTACTGACCCATGTAGTACAAAACTA
It contains:
- the LOC112160991 gene encoding C5a anaphylatoxin chemotactic receptor 1 → MCVAITQEEVKEGATERLNSQKTHTSRSLAHFRLRHFIHTHSRPGEQLRVSAVMDNNATGLNVTAVKSEAIRGIEMVVTSLVFLVGVPLNGLVLWALGLRGNRHLVRRGSNEETRAANSFRVYVLNLALADMILVLRTPLMLGYLINNNSWPFGLTFCRFIMFLRVLGLYASAFLVCAVALERTLCLLKPVWARLRRPTWAVPVACSLMWLVAAALSAPYLKFGYLLNHGESFHCLESKDFIMGLFVLETTVGFLIPLLVFLGSNLAVVLTIKRAVPLTPTSSAPSMARKMTRMYHVLFVTMFLFLTCWVPYFVCRFIEAIVKEGNLLYRLKYAKYICLFMVYVKSALNPVLYVFAARGLGRAIKASLVSTIERLFNDDSFESIRRKSIKNSQM